TCGCTCTTCATCGGCCGGCACGCCTACGGCATTCCGGGGCTCCCGCCCGAAGAGTCGGAACGCCTCCTCGACTCACTCGTCGAAGCTGCCTGCCGCCCGCCGCGAACCTTGAGTCACTCCTGGAGCCCGGGCGACGTGGTAATCTGGGACAACCGCTGCGTGCTGCACCGCGCGCGCCCGTGGGACCACGGCGAGGCGCGCGTGATGCACCACACCCGCATCGCGGGCGACCCGGCGACCGAAGCGGCCTGAACGAGCGCTTGGCGGAAGCGGGCTGGCGCGACGGTCTCTCCCTCCTGCGCGAGCGCGACTTCGCGCGGCTGTTCGCGGCGCGCCTCGTGTCGGAGTTCGGCAGCGCCATGACGCCGACGGCGCTGCCGTTCGCGGTGCTCGACGACCTGCGCGGCGACGCGAGCGACGTCGGCCTGGTGCTCGCGGCCGGCGCGGCGGCGCAGATCGCCCTGCAGTTCTTCGCGGGCGCCTTCGCGGACCGCGGCTCGCGCCGGCGCCAGATGGTCGGCGCCGACCTGCTGGCGATGACCGCACAGGCCGCGCTCGCCGCGCTCGTGCTCACCGGGACCGGCAGCGTGAAGGCGGCCGCCGCGCTGAACGCGT
Above is a genomic segment from Myxococcota bacterium containing:
- a CDS encoding MFS transporter, whose translation is MAEAGWRDGLSLLRERDFARLFAARLVSEFGSAMTPTALPFAVLDDLRGDASDVGLVLAAGAAAQIALQFFAGAFADRGSRRRQMVGADLLAMTAQAALAALVLTGTGSVKAAAALNA